A single window of Pontiella agarivorans DNA harbors:
- a CDS encoding transposase: MKKGAYDSEKHHRRSIRLKGHNYAGGGLYFITICAHREAIAAMQGKPFMHMKGLIEERMAITAEKNPQMQWGEWVIMPDHFHALIRIRKGGSLDLGNIIGGFKAAVSREWRRGKAGLEGKAGLEGKAGLRGKAGLARTGGIYPAPNSALSRKMRIWHRNYYEMIVRSEKAEAKIAEYIRMNPWRCVQDFGNGLRGMGNPVLWNAEKLGVLCSRNAPRPDRIPKAAAYFSGFHSPMEKEILEKLLEHKHPIIWCPAWGLGSRLGAPLLEALEENRMLILEMRDTAGNLAAAEARNRFVLKHADQRWIPHVTPGGMLDRLLHEG, from the coding sequence ATGAAAAAGGGCGCATACGATTCGGAAAAGCATCACAGAAGATCGATTCGGCTGAAGGGGCATAATTATGCGGGCGGCGGCCTTTATTTCATCACGATCTGTGCGCATCGGGAGGCCATCGCGGCCATGCAGGGCAAACCCTTTATGCACATGAAAGGGCTCATTGAGGAGCGCATGGCCATTACCGCCGAGAAAAATCCGCAGATGCAATGGGGTGAATGGGTGATTATGCCCGATCATTTTCATGCGCTCATTCGCATCCGCAAAGGGGGCTCCCTCGATTTGGGGAATATCATTGGCGGCTTCAAGGCCGCCGTTTCCCGGGAATGGCGCAGGGGCAAGGCAGGCCTTGAGGGCAAGGCAGGCCTTGAGGGCAAGGCAGGCCTTAGGGGCAAGGCAGGCCTTGCCCGTACGGGCGGGATCTATCCCGCCCCCAATTCCGCCCTTTCCCGAAAAATGCGCATCTGGCACCGCAATTATTATGAAATGATTGTGCGCTCGGAAAAGGCGGAGGCGAAAATTGCGGAATATATCCGGATGAATCCCTGGCGCTGCGTGCAGGATTTCGGCAATGGCCTGCGGGGCATGGGCAACCCGGTGCTGTGGAATGCCGAGAAGCTCGGCGTGCTTTGCAGCCGCAATGCGCCGCGGCCGGATCGCATTCCGAAGGCGGCGGCCTATTTCAGCGGCTTCCATTCGCCGATGGAAAAGGAAATCCTTGAAAAGCTGCTGGAGCACAAGCACCCGATCATCTGGTGTCCGGCGTGGGGGTTGGGGAGCAGGCTCGGTGCGCCCCTGCTGGAAGCCCTGGAAGAAAATCGGATGCTGATTCTGGAAATGCGCGATACGGCGGGCAATCTGGCCGCGGCGGAAGCACGCAACCGCTTTGTGCTGAAACATGCGGACCAGCGCTGGATTCCGCATGTGACACCCGGCGGGATGCTGGATCGGCTGTTGCACGAAGGGTAG
- a CDS encoding DUF4861 family protein: MKKILIISLAALSGALLPACAESQEPETFCRYVPERSDDFAWENDKIAFRMYGPTFRKGREDSGIDCWLKRVDYPVIDKWYGQMKEKTYHRDWGEGYDPYHVGSSRGCGGLGLWIDGRLITSNVYREWRVIKCEPAESVFVLSYAWEHDGDVYTEEKQISIKLGDRLFKSTSTFRKNGEIAAGLPIAVGLTTHDGKAAVSENTEEGWMACWETIDGDGLGTGVVMDPSRIDEFKPVNSDRKDESHALLITKTDRNGQVEYWAGYGWERAGEIKTSNDWNAYLKGFNRGK, translated from the coding sequence ATGAAAAAAATTCTGATTATTTCATTGGCGGCACTGTCGGGAGCTTTGTTACCGGCTTGTGCTGAATCGCAGGAACCGGAGACCTTCTGTCGGTATGTCCCGGAGCGTTCAGATGATTTCGCGTGGGAGAACGATAAGATTGCGTTCCGCATGTATGGTCCGACGTTCCGCAAGGGCAGGGAGGACAGCGGGATCGACTGCTGGCTGAAGCGGGTGGATTATCCGGTGATTGATAAATGGTACGGTCAGATGAAGGAGAAGACCTACCATCGGGACTGGGGCGAGGGGTATGATCCGTATCATGTGGGTTCTTCGCGCGGCTGCGGCGGTCTGGGGCTGTGGATCGACGGCCGTTTAATCACATCCAATGTGTACCGGGAATGGCGGGTTATTAAGTGCGAACCTGCGGAGTCGGTTTTTGTGCTTTCCTATGCGTGGGAGCATGACGGCGATGTTTATACCGAAGAGAAACAGATTTCGATTAAGCTGGGCGATCGCCTGTTTAAATCGACCTCGACCTTCCGGAAAAACGGGGAAATTGCGGCTGGTCTTCCGATTGCCGTCGGTCTGACCACGCATGATGGAAAAGCGGCGGTATCGGAAAATACGGAAGAGGGCTGGATGGCCTGCTGGGAAACGATTGATGGCGATGGTCTGGGGACCGGTGTGGTGATGGATCCGTCACGGATTGATGAATTTAAACCGGTGAATTCGGACCGGAAAGATGAAAGCCATGCGCTGCTGATTACGAAAACCGACCGGAACGGACAGGTGGAATACTGGGCCGGTTATGGCTGGGAACGCGCCGGCGAAATTAAAACTTCCAATGACTGGAATGCGTATCTGAAAGGATTTAACCGGGGAAAATGA
- a CDS encoding type I restriction-modification system subunit M, whose product MTSEQLKQLENDLWAAADNLRANSDLKSSEYATPVLGLIFLKFADNKYALAEKAIHEEYARLKGTRREKPVSEIALAQCGFYLPDHARYDYLLNLPESEDTAKRIKEAMLDIEKYKPELDGVLPKDEYIPLTRTDQTLPARLLKTFSNIPRDASGDMLGKIYEYFLSNFALAEGQGGGEFFTPTSVVRLMVEMIEPYKGKVYDPACGSGGMFVQSQHFIDDHRRELAALGETDDGDSISVYGQEKTLDTVKLAKMNLAVNGLRGEVRQANSYSEDPYNGFGEFDFVMANPPFNVDDVPIATVENDPRFNTYGIPRKKTKAKKSEQGKETVPNANYLWINLFATSLKENGRAALVMANSASDARHSEADIRRTLIENNLIYGMLTLPSNMFYTVTLPATLWFFDKGKTDDNILFIDARNIFTPIDRAHREFSAEQVQNIALISKLHRGNRRAFVRQIDRYFVQGLEALAENEKQVKPIAEQLLDVLDDDPGKRAVGELVKQWKALGQLQKQHADYAAETKGKFRAKKNADAINTAQHKLRKAFDPFFESLHAGLKQLDQTVRAVGMASMPPQRKRPDRALKKLKEALEALHTEVKNAELFFKHIHWLQERFPKAEYEDVTGLCKLATPEEVAEQDYSLNPGRYVGVVIEEDGKTEEEFIAELLEMNEELSALNSESVKLTTIINKNIESIVGS is encoded by the coding sequence ATGACCTCGGAACAACTGAAACAACTTGAAAACGACCTCTGGGCGGCGGCCGACAATCTGCGCGCCAACTCCGACCTGAAATCCTCCGAATATGCCACGCCCGTGCTCGGGCTGATCTTCCTCAAATTTGCCGACAACAAATATGCGCTGGCCGAAAAGGCAATCCACGAGGAATATGCCAGACTCAAAGGCACGCGGCGCGAAAAGCCCGTTTCGGAAATCGCCCTGGCCCAATGCGGCTTCTACCTGCCCGACCACGCGCGCTACGACTATCTACTCAACCTGCCCGAGTCCGAAGACACCGCCAAACGCATCAAAGAGGCCATGCTCGACATCGAAAAATACAAACCCGAGCTCGACGGTGTGCTGCCGAAAGATGAATACATCCCGCTCACCCGCACCGACCAAACCCTGCCCGCCCGGCTGCTGAAAACCTTTTCCAACATTCCGCGCGATGCCTCCGGCGATATGCTCGGCAAAATCTATGAATATTTCCTCAGCAACTTTGCGCTGGCGGAAGGCCAGGGCGGCGGCGAATTCTTCACCCCCACCTCCGTCGTGCGGCTGATGGTGGAAATGATCGAGCCCTACAAAGGCAAGGTCTACGATCCCGCCTGCGGATCCGGCGGCATGTTTGTCCAGTCGCAGCACTTTATCGACGACCACCGCAGGGAACTCGCCGCCCTCGGCGAAACCGACGACGGCGACTCCATCTCGGTCTACGGCCAGGAAAAAACGCTCGACACCGTCAAACTCGCCAAAATGAACCTGGCGGTGAACGGATTGCGCGGCGAAGTGCGGCAGGCCAACTCCTATTCCGAAGATCCATATAATGGCTTCGGCGAATTTGATTTTGTGATGGCCAACCCGCCCTTCAACGTCGACGACGTGCCGATCGCCACCGTCGAAAACGATCCGCGTTTCAACACCTACGGCATTCCGCGCAAAAAGACCAAAGCCAAAAAGAGCGAACAGGGCAAGGAAACCGTACCCAACGCCAACTATCTCTGGATCAATCTCTTTGCCACCTCGCTCAAAGAAAACGGCCGCGCCGCGCTCGTCATGGCCAACTCCGCCTCCGACGCCCGCCACTCCGAGGCCGACATTCGCCGCACGCTGATTGAAAACAACCTGATTTACGGCATGCTCACCCTGCCCTCCAATATGTTCTACACCGTCACCCTTCCGGCGACGCTCTGGTTTTTCGACAAAGGCAAAACCGACGACAACATCCTGTTCATCGACGCGCGCAACATTTTCACGCCCATCGACCGCGCCCACCGCGAATTTTCCGCCGAACAGGTGCAGAACATTGCGCTCATCTCCAAACTGCACCGCGGCAACCGCCGCGCCTTTGTCCGCCAGATCGACCGCTATTTTGTCCAGGGATTGGAAGCCCTCGCCGAAAACGAAAAGCAGGTCAAACCCATTGCCGAACAGCTCCTTGATGTGCTCGACGACGACCCCGGAAAACGCGCTGTCGGCGAGCTGGTAAAGCAGTGGAAGGCACTCGGCCAACTGCAAAAACAACACGCGGACTATGCCGCCGAAACCAAAGGAAAATTCCGCGCAAAGAAAAACGCCGACGCCATCAACACCGCCCAGCACAAACTGCGAAAAGCCTTCGACCCCTTCTTTGAATCGCTCCACGCCGGGCTCAAACAGCTCGACCAAACCGTCCGCGCCGTAGGGATGGCATCCATGCCACCCCAACGAAAGCGCCCGGACAGGGCGCTGAAGAAACTCAAAGAAGCCCTTGAAGCCCTGCATACCGAAGTGAAGAACGCCGAGCTCTTCTTCAAACACATCCACTGGCTGCAGGAACGCTTTCCCAAGGCGGAATACGAAGACGTCACCGGCCTCTGCAAACTCGCCACGCCCGAAGAAGTCGCCGAGCAGGACTATTCCCTCAACCCCGGCCGCTATGTCGGCGTCGTCATCGAAGAAGACGGCAAAACCGAAGAAGAGTTTATCGCGGAGTTGTTGGAAATGAATGAAGAGCTTTCGGCGCTGAATTCTGAATCCGTCAAACTGACTACCATCATCAACAAGAACATAGAAAGCATCGTAGGTTCCTGA
- a CDS encoding restriction endonuclease subunit S encodes MKEANKVCTHIVDCINKTAPVVDFETPYKMIRTTNVKNGRINLDDARCVNEATFIKWNRRLTPQKKDIVLTREAPLGDVGLIRTSERVFLGQRTMLYRADPSILDQHFLYYTLQGPTLQAQLKTLGSGSTVEHVRVPDAEKLIIPFPPLPNQKKIAAILSAYDELIENNRRRIGLLEKMAEELYREWFVRFRFPNHQTTPFKKGIPQEWELVKIEKAFKFLGGGTPSKNKDAYWKDGKINWYTPSDITGSSGIFLSESKDKPNEEGLGNSSAKIFPANSIMMTSRATIGELGINRTEACTNQGFITCIPNEQYPLPYLFFWLKQSRDYFISLCGGATFPEISKGTFKRIEILTPPQDIIHQFKKLSMPIFDEIENLLLQNATLTRTKNALLPRLISGALSVEELEIAFPPGME; translated from the coding sequence TTGAAAGAAGCAAACAAGGTGTGCACGCACATTGTTGACTGCATCAATAAAACTGCGCCCGTTGTAGATTTTGAAACTCCATACAAAATGATTCGCACAACCAATGTAAAAAATGGACGAATCAATTTAGATGATGCGCGTTGTGTTAATGAGGCCACATTCATCAAATGGAACCGTAGGTTAACACCGCAAAAAAAAGACATTGTTCTGACAAGAGAAGCTCCACTTGGAGACGTGGGTCTCATTCGGACAAGCGAAAGAGTTTTCCTTGGGCAAAGAACAATGCTTTATCGAGCTGATCCAAGCATCCTGGACCAGCATTTCCTTTACTACACTCTCCAAGGCCCAACTTTGCAGGCTCAGCTCAAAACTTTGGGCTCTGGATCAACCGTTGAACACGTTCGCGTTCCCGATGCAGAGAAGCTCATCATTCCGTTCCCTCCCTTACCCAATCAGAAAAAAATCGCAGCGATCCTCTCGGCGTATGACGAATTGATAGAGAATAATCGTCGGCGGATTGGGTTGTTGGAAAAGATGGCGGAAGAGCTCTACCGCGAATGGTTTGTCCGCTTCCGCTTCCCCAACCACCAAACCACCCCCTTCAAAAAAGGCATCCCTCAGGAGTGGGAGCTGGTGAAAATTGAAAAAGCCTTCAAGTTTCTGGGTGGCGGAACACCCTCCAAAAATAAAGATGCTTATTGGAAGGATGGAAAAATCAATTGGTACACTCCATCCGACATCACAGGCTCAAGCGGCATCTTTCTTTCCGAATCAAAAGACAAGCCCAATGAAGAAGGCCTAGGAAATTCTTCAGCCAAAATATTCCCCGCAAATTCCATCATGATGACCAGCAGGGCAACGATTGGGGAATTGGGAATCAACAGAACAGAAGCCTGCACAAACCAAGGTTTCATCACCTGCATTCCAAATGAACAATATCCATTGCCCTATTTGTTTTTCTGGCTCAAGCAAAGCCGGGATTATTTTATTTCCCTTTGCGGTGGTGCCACCTTCCCGGAAATCAGCAAAGGTACATTCAAGCGCATCGAAATCCTCACGCCACCCCAGGATATCATTCATCAATTCAAAAAGCTCTCGATGCCGATTTTTGATGAAATTGAAAATCTTCTGCTTCAAAACGCCACCCTCACGCGCACAAAGAACGCATTATTACCTCGATTGATTTCGGGGGCGCTGTCGGTGGAGGAGCTGGAAATCGCCTTCCCGCCGGGCATGGAATAG
- a CDS encoding glycoside hydrolase family 88 protein, translated as MTKNILYGLAAFLTVSAVAEPYSKLDEYAFRQETIHSTIRSAAEYQLHLYGKNIPTRNWLVGTFFSSFVAAYEQTGDEWYLEQTMKWGEASEWDINNYFHADDVCPGQTYLDIYFLKGGDEKFAKLKEKLDPLLEREVLKPGELHQWAKKDVPFIGRNLWSWCDALYMAPPVYARMGKATGDKRYFDQLHKLYWDSVDFLYDPDEHLFYRNSKAQTEKLKTPNGKQVFWGRGNGWVIGGLARLIPYLNENDPMRQQYIELFRELSFSLAKYQGEDGLWRACVNDPEWLPTKETTGSSFFVFALAKGVNEGWLPRAYFEPVVMRGWRGLMDCVSPEGRLGYCQLVAGSPHETRAEDTKDYGVGAFILAGVEMLKFQPLEKMEEQIANPFKPRSVADDGAWTWYNDERVILHNDVFYASYVRSDGKTAMTAFGLEKMPSAHARKEMVLSTWEQKDDHNNGAFLPLKDGRLLVTYATHGTHKNFYQRKLTLWQWKEAVVGEERSFRMSHGKRGVTYQNLHRVEDENGRIYNFFRGNNFNPHFTTSDDEAETWAEPIQLINIGVGNDRPYIKYVSNGRNRIDLLYTDGHPRNCKQNNVYHMYYEAGAFHQSDGTVIRTVEELKRNPMKPDDGTLVFDGSTANGRGWVWDMEYDQDGQPFGAFISSPSGQMGTDMRYWTARYVDGKWACEEIAFAGSNLYPKEQHYAGGIALNPADDQEVVISSDVFPDTGKPLPKRIYQLFKGTKTAGGWTWKQLTHDPVNNQLRPVIVRGRENALFWFAGAYRRYQDYDCEILMSMEF; from the coding sequence ATGACGAAGAATATACTGTATGGGCTTGCCGCTTTTCTGACCGTATCCGCCGTTGCGGAGCCGTATTCCAAACTGGATGAATATGCTTTCCGGCAGGAGACGATCCATTCGACCATCCGTTCGGCGGCGGAATATCAGCTGCATCTTTATGGGAAAAATATCCCGACCAGAAACTGGCTGGTCGGCACCTTCTTTTCTTCATTTGTTGCGGCTTACGAGCAGACCGGCGATGAATGGTATCTGGAACAGACGATGAAATGGGGCGAAGCCTCGGAGTGGGATATCAATAATTATTTTCATGCGGATGATGTCTGTCCGGGACAGACCTATCTGGATATTTATTTTCTGAAGGGCGGCGATGAAAAATTTGCAAAGCTGAAAGAGAAACTTGATCCATTGCTGGAGCGCGAAGTGCTGAAACCGGGTGAGCTGCATCAATGGGCAAAGAAGGATGTGCCGTTTATCGGGCGCAACCTGTGGAGCTGGTGCGATGCGCTTTATATGGCGCCGCCGGTGTATGCCCGTATGGGGAAGGCCACCGGGGATAAACGCTACTTTGATCAGCTGCACAAACTCTACTGGGATTCCGTGGATTTTCTTTATGATCCTGATGAACACCTTTTTTACCGCAACAGCAAGGCGCAGACCGAAAAACTGAAGACACCGAATGGAAAGCAGGTGTTCTGGGGACGCGGCAACGGCTGGGTCATCGGCGGACTGGCGCGGTTGATTCCGTATCTGAATGAAAACGATCCGATGCGGCAGCAGTATATTGAGCTCTTCAGAGAGCTGAGTTTCAGTCTGGCGAAATATCAGGGCGAGGACGGCTTGTGGCGGGCCTGCGTGAACGATCCGGAATGGCTGCCGACCAAAGAAACAACCGGTTCATCGTTTTTTGTTTTTGCGTTGGCCAAGGGCGTGAATGAAGGCTGGTTGCCGCGTGCATATTTTGAGCCGGTGGTGATGCGCGGCTGGCGAGGGCTGATGGACTGCGTTTCGCCGGAAGGCCGTCTGGGTTATTGCCAGCTGGTGGCGGGGTCGCCGCACGAAACGCGGGCGGAGGATACGAAGGATTACGGCGTCGGTGCTTTCATTCTGGCCGGTGTGGAAATGCTGAAGTTCCAACCGTTGGAAAAAATGGAAGAGCAGATTGCAAATCCGTTTAAACCGCGGTCGGTGGCCGATGACGGCGCGTGGACGTGGTATAACGATGAGCGCGTGATTCTGCATAATGATGTGTTCTATGCCAGCTATGTGAGAAGCGACGGAAAAACCGCGATGACCGCTTTCGGGCTGGAAAAAATGCCGAGTGCACATGCCCGGAAGGAAATGGTGCTCAGCACGTGGGAGCAGAAGGACGATCATAACAATGGGGCCTTTCTGCCGCTGAAGGATGGACGTCTACTGGTGACGTATGCGACGCACGGAACGCATAAAAACTTTTATCAGCGCAAGCTGACGCTGTGGCAATGGAAAGAGGCTGTGGTGGGCGAAGAACGGAGTTTCAGAATGAGCCATGGCAAACGTGGCGTGACGTATCAGAACCTGCACCGGGTGGAAGATGAAAACGGCCGGATCTACAACTTTTTCCGGGGCAATAATTTCAACCCGCATTTCACCACGTCCGATGACGAAGCGGAAACGTGGGCTGAACCGATTCAGCTGATCAATATCGGTGTCGGTAATGACCGGCCCTATATCAAATATGTTTCCAATGGCCGGAACCGCATTGACCTGCTTTATACCGATGGACATCCGCGCAACTGCAAACAGAATAATGTGTACCACATGTACTATGAAGCCGGAGCCTTTCATCAATCGGACGGAACCGTGATCCGGACGGTGGAGGAACTGAAAAGAAATCCGATGAAGCCGGACGATGGGACGCTGGTTTTCGACGGCAGTACGGCGAATGGGCGCGGCTGGGTCTGGGATATGGAATACGATCAGGACGGGCAGCCGTTCGGTGCGTTTATTTCATCGCCCAGCGGACAGATGGGTACTGATATGCGCTACTGGACGGCGCGGTATGTGGATGGAAAGTGGGCATGTGAGGAGATTGCATTTGCGGGAAGCAATCTCTATCCGAAGGAGCAGCATTATGCCGGCGGCATTGCGCTGAACCCTGCGGATGATCAGGAAGTGGTCATTTCTTCCGATGTTTTTCCTGATACAGGAAAACCGCTGCCGAAGCGGATCTATCAGCTGTTTAAAGGAACAAAAACTGCCGGGGGCTGGACGTGGAAACAGCTGACGCACGATCCGGTGAATAATCAGCTGCGTCCGGTGATTGTGCGGGGCAGAGAAAATGCGCTGTTCTGGTTTGCCGGAGCGTACCGGCGTTATCAGGACTACGACTGCGAAATCCTGATGAGTATGGAATTTTAA
- a CDS encoding type I restriction endonuclease subunit R, whose product MPPNIISEDEIEQALLQRLQHVHGFDTLNCFTASPDDLKDDSGRTDKRDVVLADRLREACIALNPAIPAEVIETQVIPKIMDRRAAMSPIAANRELDGLIRDGVAVEFDDADGVKQHERVRLIDFDDPAKNHYLAVSQLWIKTTVQAPYAAYRRPDVILYVNGLPLVFIELKNSNIKLRSAFDDNLKNYKHDIPQLFHCNAFCLLSNAVETKVGSFTAGWEHFFSWLRVADEKEAVDRATIREKGTSIERAAAGLCAPAHLLDYVENFILFHKGETKIIAQNHQFIGVNQAFGRFLNRDELEGKLGVFWHTQGSGKSFSMIFYVRKIFRKVTGNFSFVVVTDRTDLDGQIYRNFLHTGTVAENDAAQPSNAVEMRKFLGQNKKVVFTLIQKFRYDKGKKYPPLFDPDKEQREVVVMVDEAHRTQYRSLAENMRAGLKGAHFIAFTGTPLLGRQRKTNAWFGDYVSEYNFQQAADDGATVPLFYEKRVPEMLIRNEDLSEEFYELLEDENLDEAQQEKLEKRFAQEMQVIVRDDRLDTIAKDIVYHFPRRGYLGKGMVVTVDKFTAVKMYNKVQHHWKEEIKRLRGLIQTTHNDIEKARFKKIVAFMKQVEMAVVISDPSADKEKFEKAGLDLAPHIRRLEQLDANGHDIEFNFKDPEHPLQLVFVCSMWLTGFDAPTVSTLYLDKPMKDHTLMQTIARANRVAAYRIRGHNGELIEKNNGELVDYYNVFRNMKKALKDYAEGEADTKPPVREKKELFRLLDEAVQETETWCSEKGVHLRAVLESGDTFKNIALFEQYADILLGNDDHRKTFNVYENTLSSLYEACKPEVFNRNLDPLIGIAQYLRGVVDSHLDEANIDEVIRKVGELLDESLVVDDAEKFSAKEHQAHYQIVRKGKALDLSSINFEKLREEFKEAEYKNIEIAEVKAFIEDKLRKMMEQNQTRTEFVQKLQEIIDRYNAGGSSTENYFEELMKFSESLKEEDERYIREGLSEDELELYDLLRKEKLTQAEEQEVKLAAKRLIIRLLQAHPKVLVQDWWKDGQTQRRVKEAIETVLDENLPESYDRRDFKERCDKIYELVVDFAAHGKRWAA is encoded by the coding sequence ATGCCACCTAATATCATTAGCGAAGACGAGATCGAGCAGGCGCTGCTGCAGCGTCTGCAGCATGTGCATGGCTTTGATACCCTGAATTGTTTCACCGCCTCGCCTGACGATTTAAAGGATGATTCGGGGCGCACGGATAAACGCGATGTGGTGCTGGCCGACCGCCTGCGCGAAGCGTGCATTGCCCTGAATCCGGCTATTCCGGCGGAGGTCATCGAAACACAGGTTATCCCGAAAATCATGGATCGGCGCGCCGCGATGAGTCCGATCGCGGCCAACCGCGAATTGGACGGCCTGATCCGTGACGGCGTTGCGGTGGAATTCGACGATGCCGATGGCGTGAAGCAGCATGAACGGGTTCGGCTGATTGATTTTGATGATCCAGCGAAAAACCATTATCTGGCGGTTTCCCAGCTCTGGATCAAAACGACGGTGCAGGCACCGTATGCGGCGTATCGCCGTCCGGATGTGATCCTGTATGTGAACGGTCTGCCGCTGGTGTTTATTGAGTTGAAGAATTCCAACATCAAACTGCGCTCGGCATTCGACGACAATCTGAAGAACTATAAACACGATATTCCGCAGCTGTTCCACTGCAATGCGTTTTGCCTGCTTTCCAACGCGGTTGAAACGAAGGTGGGCAGTTTTACGGCGGGCTGGGAGCATTTTTTCAGCTGGCTGCGGGTGGCGGATGAAAAGGAAGCGGTCGACCGCGCAACGATCCGCGAGAAAGGCACGAGCATTGAACGTGCGGCGGCGGGGCTGTGCGCCCCTGCCCATTTGCTGGACTATGTGGAAAACTTTATTCTGTTCCACAAGGGCGAGACGAAGATCATTGCACAGAACCATCAGTTTATCGGCGTGAACCAGGCGTTTGGACGTTTCCTGAACCGGGACGAGCTGGAGGGCAAACTGGGTGTGTTCTGGCATACGCAGGGATCGGGCAAAAGCTTTTCGATGATTTTCTACGTGCGCAAGATTTTCCGCAAAGTGACGGGTAATTTCAGCTTTGTGGTGGTAACCGACCGCACGGATCTGGACGGGCAGATTTACCGCAATTTCCTGCATACGGGCACGGTGGCGGAAAATGATGCGGCACAGCCGTCGAACGCGGTGGAGATGCGGAAGTTTCTCGGCCAGAATAAAAAGGTGGTTTTCACGCTGATCCAGAAGTTCCGCTATGACAAAGGGAAGAAATATCCTCCGCTGTTCGATCCCGACAAGGAACAGCGCGAAGTGGTCGTGATGGTGGACGAGGCGCACCGCACACAATACAGGAGCCTGGCGGAAAATATGCGCGCGGGGCTGAAGGGCGCGCATTTTATCGCCTTCACGGGTACGCCGCTGCTGGGTCGGCAGCGCAAAACGAATGCGTGGTTCGGCGACTATGTTTCGGAATACAACTTCCAGCAGGCGGCGGATGACGGCGCAACGGTTCCGCTCTTTTACGAAAAGCGCGTGCCGGAAATGCTGATCCGGAATGAGGATTTGAGCGAGGAATTTTATGAACTGCTCGAAGATGAAAACCTCGATGAAGCCCAGCAGGAAAAGCTCGAAAAACGATTTGCCCAGGAAATGCAGGTGATTGTGCGCGACGACCGGCTCGACACGATTGCGAAGGATATCGTCTACCACTTCCCGCGGCGCGGCTATCTGGGCAAGGGCATGGTGGTGACGGTGGATAAGTTTACCGCCGTAAAAATGTACAACAAGGTGCAGCACCACTGGAAAGAAGAAATCAAACGCCTGCGCGGCCTGATCCAAACCACGCACAACGATATTGAAAAGGCGCGGTTCAAAAAGATTGTCGCGTTTATGAAACAGGTGGAGATGGCGGTGGTCATCAGCGATCCTTCGGCCGACAAGGAAAAGTTCGAAAAGGCCGGTCTCGATCTTGCGCCGCACATCAGGCGGCTGGAACAGCTGGATGCCAATGGACATGACATTGAATTCAATTTCAAGGATCCGGAGCACCCGCTGCAGCTGGTCTTTGTCTGCAGTATGTGGCTGACCGGATTTGACGCACCGACGGTATCAACGCTCTATCTCGACAAACCGATGAAAGACCATACGCTGATGCAGACGATCGCCCGCGCCAACCGCGTTGCGGCATACCGCATCCGGGGACACAACGGCGAGCTGATTGAAAAGAACAACGGCGAACTGGTCGATTACTACAACGTGTTCCGCAACATGAAAAAGGCGCTGAAGGATTATGCGGAGGGCGAAGCCGACACGAAGCCGCCCGTACGGGAAAAGAAGGAGCTGTTCCGGTTGCTCGATGAAGCCGTTCAGGAAACCGAGACGTGGTGCTCCGAAAAGGGCGTTCATCTGCGGGCGGTACTGGAGAGCGGCGATACCTTTAAAAATATTGCCTTGTTCGAGCAGTATGCCGACATCCTGCTGGGCAACGATGACCACCGGAAAACATTCAACGTCTACGAAAACACGCTCTCTTCTCTTTACGAGGCCTGCAAGCCGGAGGTATTCAACCGTAACCTGGATCCGCTCATCGGCATTGCGCAGTATCTGCGCGGCGTGGTGGATTCGCACCTCGACGAAGCGAACATTGATGAAGTGATCCGGAAGGTCGGCGAGCTGCTGGATGAAAGTCTGGTGGTGGATGATGCCGAAAAATTTTCCGCAAAGGAGCATCAGGCGCACTATCAGATTGTCCGGAAAGGCAAGGCGCTCGATCTGAGCAGCATCAATTTTGAAAAGCTGCGCGAGGAGTTCAAAGAGGCGGAATATAAGAATATTGAAATCGCGGAAGTAAAGGCCTTCATCGAAGACAAGCTCCGGAAAATGATGGAACAGAATCAGACCCGTACCGAGTTTGTACAGAAGCTTCAGGAGATTATCGACCGCTACAATGCGGGAGGCAGCTCCACGGAAAACTATTTCGAGGAGCTGATGAAATTTTCCGAAAGCCTGAAGGAGGAGGATGAGCGCTATATCCGCGAAGGACTGAGCGAAGACGAGCTGGAACTCTACGATCTATTAAGAAAAGAAAAACTGACCCAGGCCGAGGAGCAGGAGGTGAAGCTTGCAGCCAAACGCCTGATCATCCGCCTGCTGCAGGCCCACCCGAAAGTGCTGGTGCAGGATTGGTGGAAAGACGGCCAGACCCAGCGGCGCGTCAAGGAAGCCATTGAAACCGTACTCGACGAAAATTTGCCGGAGAGCTACGACCGCCGCGATTTCAAAGAACGCTGCGACAAAATCTACGAACTCGTCGTCGACTTCGCCGCCCACGGAAAACGCTGGGCGGCCTGA